Below is a genomic region from Longimicrobiaceae bacterium.
CTCGTCCAGGATCTCCGTCGCCCCCTCCGCGCGCGCGGGCAGCACCTTCGCCGGGATCGTCCGCGCCACGCGAACCGACGTGCCGCCGCCCCGCCGCGCATCTCCCGAACCGCCTTGCCGGGCGTCGGCCGAAAGGGGAGGCACCCCGGGGCCCGGCCCCTCGGACGCGCCGTTCCAGACCTCTGCGAACCATGCGGCCAAGTCGTGGACGGCGGGCCCCGCGACGCGGACCGAGACGTCGTGGATGGGGCGACCCGCCAGGTCCTCCTCCGTCCGCGTGGGCTCCGCGGCACGGTGGGCGCCGTCGTCCCAGTAGCCGTTCACGAACGGCGAGCCCACCAGGAACGCCTCGGCGCCGTCCACCACCACCAGCTTGGCGTGCATGATCTGCGGGAAGGCGTCCACGCCGCGCACCGCCACGCGGGACGGGTCCACGCCCGCCGCGGCGAGGTGGCGGCGGAGCGCGGGGCCGGTGTTCATCAGGATGCTGCCGTTCAGGAGGATGCGGACCTCCGCGCCGGGCGTTCCGTCCGGGCGGCAGGCCGCCGCCAGCAGCGCATCCACCAGCAGCCCGCTGGCCTCGCCGTCCGCGCCGGCGGAGCTCACGCAGTCCGCGTCGAAGGCGAGCTGCGCGATCCACACCGAGCGTTCCGCCCGGCGGCATGCCGCGGCCACGCGCCCGAGCGCCGCCGCCGTGTCCGTCAGCACCTCCACCGCGTTCCCCCGCGTCACGCCCGGCGGTGGAGAAGCTGCGCGGGCCGGGGGATGCGGAGCCGTCCGCGTCCTCGTCCGCACCGGCGCGTCCCGCACGGTCCGGAGATGCGCGGCGTCCGGCCTCGTGCGCGCTGCCGGATCGGGCAGTCGCGAGCGATGCGCCGCATCCGTCCGCCCGCGCGGCGCGCCCGGCAGCACCGCCGCGGCGGACGACCCGCCGGAGATGCCGAGCACCAGCATCCCGCCCACCACCTCCGTCGCCACCAGCCACAGGCGCGAGGCCCCGGCGATCAGCACGCGGACGCCGCCGGGGAACACGGGGAGCAGCAGAACCGCCAGCGCCGCCTCGCGCACGCCGATGCCGCCGGGGGCGAACACGGCGACGAAGCCGGCCACGAAGGCCAGCGCGTTCACGCCCGCCAGCAGCGGCCACGCACCCCGCCCCACGGGCACGATGGACGACACGAAGAGCGAGAACGCCGCGCCGTAGCCCACCCACGTGGCCGCGTACAGCGCCAGCAGCCCCGCGCCGTCGCGCCACCGCCCGCGCCACGCCGGCGCATCCCGCCGCGCGACCCGCGCCGCGAGGCCCACCAGCCGGTTCAGGACCGCGGGGTGCACCAGCGCGAGGGCGAGCGGGACCGCCGCGACGGCGGCCACCAGCGCCGGCCCGCTCCCCGCCAGCTGCCCCGGAGCGGCGAGCGCTCCCGCCACGGCCGCCGCGCCGAGCACGGTGAACGTGGCGTGCAGCAGGAACGACGCGGGCATCGCCACCGGCGACGCGCCCGCGGCCGCCGCCATGCCCGCCGCCGTCACCAGGGGCCACACGCTGCCGGGCAGGTACTTCGCCAGCGTGGTCCCGAACCAGACGCGCAGCATGGCCCGGAAGCCCGGCCGCGGCCCGTCGAAGCGGCCCAGCACCATCGACCAGAGCACCACGCCCCACACCAGCAACGCCACCTCCGCCGCGGTGCCGGCGAGGAGCGGGATCGGGCGCACCGTCCAGTGGAACGAGCGCACGCCCGCGGCGTCGCGCACGACCACGCGCAGCATCATCGCCAGCGCGACGAGAGTCAGCAGCATGCCGGCCGTCTTCGCCAGCAAGGGGTTACGGAGAAACGACTTCAGCGTGGAAACCGGGGCCTCGCAAGGTGAACGGACTGACGATGGGAACGGGCCGGAGCGGCACCGTATGCGCGAACCGTTCCACCGTGGCGCGGCGAAGATACGGTGTTGCAACGATCTTCACGCCTCGGAGCAATGCACCTTCCCACGATGCGTATCGATCCAGGATCGGCCGGAGACGTCCGCGGGTGCCCGGACGAACGAAGCCCGCACCGCGATGGATCCGCGGTGCGGGCTTGGTTCGTACGACATCTGCGTTCAGATCGGCGGAGGGGGATCAGAGCTGCACCGTCAGCACGCCGGTGCTCTGGTCCAGGGTGGAGCCGAGCACGCGAAGCGAGCTGGTGCGCTGGCCGCCCGTCCACGTGCCGTGCGCGTCGAAGCGGGCCCCGTGGTTGGGGCAGAGGAACCCCGTGCCGCTCACGTTCACCGTGGAGCCCTGGTGCGGGCACCGCAGCGACAGCGCCACCAGGCCGCCGTCCGTCTCCCGCACCACCGCGATGCGGCCCGACGGGGTGGAGAACGTCGCGATCCCGCCCGCCGTGGCGAGCTGCGGCGTGTTCGCCGGCGTCACCTCGAAAGTGCCGCCCGTGCCGGTGACGCCCGAACCTCCGCCCCCGCCGCACGCTG
It encodes:
- a CDS encoding Rieske (2Fe-2S) protein, whose protein sequence is MSDRHGSAAARSEAMMEGTVDAACAGCALGRREFVGRSATAVAAALLAACGGGGGSGVTGTGGTFEVTPANTPQLATAGGIATFSTPSGRIAVVRETDGGLVALSLRCPHQGSTVNVSGTGFLCPNHGARFDAHGTWTGGQRTSSLRVLGSTLDQSTGVLTVQL
- a CDS encoding phospholipase D-like domain-containing protein yields the protein MLLTLVALAMMLRVVVRDAAGVRSFHWTVRPIPLLAGTAAEVALLVWGVVLWSMVLGRFDGPRPGFRAMLRVWFGTTLAKYLPGSVWPLVTAAGMAAAAGASPVAMPASFLLHATFTVLGAAAVAGALAAPGQLAGSGPALVAAVAAVPLALALVHPAVLNRLVGLAARVARRDAPAWRGRWRDGAGLLALYAATWVGYGAAFSLFVSSIVPVGRGAWPLLAGVNALAFVAGFVAVFAPGGIGVREAALAVLLLPVFPGGVRVLIAGASRLWLVATEVVGGMLVLGISGGSSAAAVLPGAPRGRTDAAHRSRLPDPAARTRPDAAHLRTVRDAPVRTRTRTAPHPPARAASPPPGVTRGNAVEVLTDTAAALGRVAAACRRAERSVWIAQLAFDADCVSSAGADGEASGLLVDALLAAACRPDGTPGAEVRILLNGSILMNTGPALRRHLAAAGVDPSRVAVRGVDAFPQIMHAKLVVVDGAEAFLVGSPFVNGYWDDGAHRAAEPTRTEEDLAGRPIHDVSVRVAGPAVHDLAAWFAEVWNGASEGPGPGVPPLSADARQGGSGDARRGGGTSVRVARTIPAKVLPARAEGATEILDEYLEAIGRARSLIYLENQYFSARPIRLALSAALRARRELEVVLVVNQNPDITAYRSWQNRRMDEGGLLAHPRVGVFSLWAAAPSAVHPARLDVTQLFIHSKTAVVDDEWATLGTANLDGVSLHSYGDDFSGWAGRSIFRGHRNFDLNLVLLDGVEGEPATGAAAALRRGLWSRHLGIAPDELAERPEGGWLPVWRRAVAANVLSLALGEVPRGHVLPYTPAPRPGAQLRALGIDPAKAGIDLRFDPGWVEVLWSPGWLKKVIPEPVRDRLSRRRR